A window of the Planktothrix tepida PCC 9214 genome harbors these coding sequences:
- a CDS encoding WD40 repeat domain-containing protein, with protein MEVNSSVTDVSWSPNDQTLASSSWDNTIKLWTISLDLDQLMVWGCEWMKDYLENSSSVSEEDRHLCEGVTGAPHSTSNP; from the coding sequence TTGGAAGTCAATAGCTCAGTCACCGATGTGAGTTGGAGTCCCAACGACCAAACCCTAGCTTCCAGCAGTTGGGACAACACAATCAAGCTGTGGACGATTAGTTTGGATTTAGATCAATTAATGGTTTGGGGTTGTGAATGGATGAAGGATTATCTGGAGAATAGTTCAAGTGTGAGTGAGGAGGATAGACATTTGTGTGAGGGGGTGACGGGGGCTCCGCACTCAACTTCAAACCCTTAA